In a single window of the Desulfovibrio aminophilus DSM 12254 genome:
- the rnc gene encoding ribonuclease III: MDEVFEQLQERIHHRFGQVKLLREAVTHSSYANEQEQAVPDNERLEFLGDAVLELCVSAECFRRYPEADEGRLTKIRAKLVKEKSLARLARGISLDVCLRLGRGEESQGGRNREALLADALEALFGAVFLDAGFEAARACILGLLEDKWPDDADCADPKDHKSRLQEVTQRHFRERPRYVLSGASGPEHEKIFEVTLRLPGDLAFTSTGGSLKKAEQAAAQAALEHLAAQGLD; this comes from the coding sequence ATGGATGAGGTTTTCGAGCAACTTCAAGAACGTATCCATCATCGTTTCGGGCAAGTCAAGCTCTTGCGGGAGGCGGTGACCCACAGTTCCTACGCGAACGAGCAGGAGCAGGCCGTCCCGGACAATGAACGCCTGGAATTTCTGGGCGACGCCGTGTTGGAGCTGTGCGTCTCGGCGGAGTGCTTCCGGCGCTACCCGGAGGCCGACGAGGGGCGGCTGACAAAGATCCGGGCCAAGCTGGTCAAGGAGAAGAGCTTGGCTCGTCTGGCCCGGGGCATCTCCCTGGACGTCTGCCTGCGCCTGGGGCGCGGCGAGGAGAGCCAGGGCGGCCGAAACCGGGAGGCGCTGCTGGCGGACGCGCTGGAGGCCTTGTTCGGAGCCGTGTTCCTGGACGCTGGATTCGAGGCGGCTCGGGCCTGCATCCTCGGCCTGCTGGAGGACAAGTGGCCGGACGACGCGGACTGCGCCGACCCCAAGGATCACAAGAGCCGTTTGCAGGAAGTGACCCAGCGACATTTCCGGGAGCGTCCGCGCTATGTTCTGTCCGGAGCATCCGGCCCGGAGCACGAGAAGATCTTCGAGGTCACGCTGCGGCTCCCCGGGGATCTCGCCTTCACCTCCACGGGCGGGAGTCTGAAGAAGGCCGAACAGGCCGCGGCCCAGGCCGCCCTGGAACACCTCGCCGCCCAGGGCCTGGATTGA
- a CDS encoding DinB family protein — MAAMKTLFQTLARYNAWANARLYVELTPLSPEQLAEALDVNFGSILGILNHGLLGDQLWLNRFTGRGPTPASIAEVVHPDLPGLTAARVAEDENIIRFADSLNPGDELRVLSYTSTEGIAFAEPMALLLSHFFNHQTHHRGQVHALLGRFGVRPRDLDLVFFQKETGTYPG, encoded by the coding sequence ATGGCCGCCATGAAGACTCTCTTCCAGACCCTGGCCCGCTACAACGCCTGGGCCAACGCCCGGCTCTACGTCGAGTTGACGCCTCTCTCCCCGGAACAGCTCGCCGAGGCTCTGGACGTCAACTTCGGCTCCATCCTGGGTATCCTGAATCACGGCCTGCTGGGCGACCAGCTCTGGCTGAACCGCTTCACCGGTCGGGGGCCGACTCCGGCCTCCATCGCCGAGGTGGTCCACCCGGACCTGCCGGGACTCACTGCGGCCCGCGTGGCCGAGGACGAGAACATCATCCGCTTCGCCGACTCTCTCAACCCCGGCGACGAACTGCGGGTTCTCTCCTACACCTCCACCGAGGGAATCGCCTTCGCCGAGCCCATGGCCCTGCTTCTGAGCCACTTCTTCAACCACCAGACCCATCACCGGGGCCAGGTGCACGCCCTGCTCGGCCGCTTCGGCGTCCGGCCGCGTGACCTCGACCTGGTCTTCTTCCAGAAGGAGACCGGGACCTACCCCGGCTGA
- a CDS encoding flagellar hook protein FlgE, protein MGLSSSLYAGISGLSVHSEQLTVISNNLANVNTVGYKGARMDFEDVMSQDYPTASGIAQIGRGVRVASIFNDFGQGAFSTTSESTDMAISGNGFFVVKVKDSESQYYTRAGNFRFDSDGYLVDPHGYVLQGWAMEQTTTSTAAVSTTDSSNRRRIVGVPTDIRLENFQSPPKVTSNINIVTNLDPKATSASNSTTNPYFAMFENWDGTEATPLDEGLYSYSTSIKVYDQIGAAHTVTVYFDQVTLSDAGGYSVWEYMVTTQPGEDGRILGSSRIGDTSAAGVMMVGTLTFRTGQLVNQSAFTLKSDAGGNVKDLSAWTLASFSTGGYPVFTPNFLSQSNASLDNAVNALPIEMNFGLRNTDLTSNGGGAITRGWSSVGGLATNAAAVGNDITHINRLPTAKDPNISALATQSYDTGGSSTLFQSQNGYTAGVLLNVSVSRDGVLSGQYSNGQTLELYSLTLATFTNQWGLRREGGNLFSETLDSGPALTGQAGTTGKGTVDGNSLELSNVDMATEFVNMITSQRGFQANTKVITTTDSLLGEVIAMKR, encoded by the coding sequence ATGGGTTTGAGTTCATCCCTCTACGCCGGAATTTCCGGCCTGTCGGTGCACAGTGAGCAGCTGACGGTCATCAGCAACAACCTCGCCAACGTGAACACCGTGGGCTACAAGGGCGCGCGCATGGACTTCGAGGACGTCATGAGCCAGGACTACCCCACGGCCTCGGGCATCGCCCAGATCGGCCGAGGCGTCCGCGTGGCCTCGATATTCAACGACTTCGGCCAGGGCGCCTTCTCCACCACGTCCGAGTCCACCGACATGGCCATCAGCGGCAACGGCTTCTTCGTCGTCAAGGTCAAGGACTCCGAGAGCCAGTACTACACCCGCGCGGGCAACTTCCGCTTCGACTCCGACGGCTACCTGGTGGATCCCCACGGCTACGTGCTGCAGGGCTGGGCCATGGAGCAGACGACGACCTCCACCGCCGCGGTGAGCACCACGGACTCCAGCAACAGGCGGCGCATCGTGGGCGTGCCCACGGACATCCGGCTGGAAAACTTCCAGTCGCCGCCCAAGGTCACGAGCAACATCAACATCGTGACCAACCTGGACCCCAAGGCCACCAGCGCCTCCAACTCGACCACGAATCCCTACTTCGCCATGTTCGAGAACTGGGACGGCACCGAGGCCACGCCCCTGGACGAGGGGCTCTATTCCTACTCGACCTCCATCAAGGTCTACGACCAGATCGGCGCGGCCCACACCGTGACGGTGTACTTCGATCAAGTCACGCTCTCCGACGCGGGCGGCTACTCGGTCTGGGAATACATGGTCACGACCCAGCCCGGCGAGGACGGCCGCATCCTGGGCTCCTCGCGCATCGGCGACACCTCGGCGGCCGGCGTGATGATGGTCGGCACACTGACCTTCCGCACCGGCCAGTTGGTGAACCAAAGCGCCTTCACCCTGAAGAGCGACGCGGGCGGCAACGTCAAGGATCTGAGCGCCTGGACCCTGGCCTCCTTCTCCACTGGAGGCTACCCGGTCTTCACCCCGAACTTCCTCTCCCAGTCCAACGCCAGTCTAGACAACGCGGTGAACGCACTGCCCATCGAGATGAACTTCGGGCTGCGCAACACGGATCTGACCAGCAACGGCGGCGGCGCCATCACCCGGGGCTGGTCCAGCGTCGGCGGCCTGGCCACCAACGCCGCGGCGGTGGGCAACGACATCACCCATATCAACCGCCTGCCAACGGCCAAAGACCCGAACATCAGCGCCCTGGCCACCCAAAGCTACGACACGGGCGGCTCGTCCACCCTGTTCCAGAGCCAGAACGGCTACACGGCGGGCGTACTCCTGAACGTCTCGGTCAGCCGCGACGGCGTCCTCTCCGGACAGTACTCCAACGGCCAGACCCTGGAACTCTACTCCCTGACCCTGGCCACCTTCACCAACCAGTGGGGCCTGCGGCGGGAAGGCGGCAACCTCTTCTCCGAAACCCTGGACTCCGGCCCGGCCCTCACCGGTCAGGCGGGCACCACAGGCAAGGGGACCGTGGACGGAAACTCCCTGGAGCTGTCCAACGTGGACATGGCCACGGAGTTCGTGAACATGATCACCTCCCAGCGCGGCTTCCAGGCCAACACCAAGGTGATCACCACGACCGACAGCCTCCTCGGCGAAGTCATAGCCATGAAGCGCTAG
- a CDS encoding flagellar hook-length control protein FliK — protein sequence MQILPDIPTAGQSTDPLQFSNGLSTYEGSSRSGGFSDFMSMYSTLDQQQTTTSASSLSSEARTRIENRRAALREEAETAAREVRDGLTGATRTANPADLSPKEVANGLTKHVSLGLQSMKLSRDDLDAMRNGLKTYGLSASELLDFENQVGSSEGLTWGRFVSALSEKMRQSKKALQLSSEEVQELQSFFQKIGFNPAEAQGLVQNLSQGDASKVLLSVQSRLESQNQDRGLSLTARELTTYMNALAQAAKGASAATRNLSGGISGQLAQMAEQLASGPGTTRGLRELLGRFQGEMAQLTQNQAEKDQSLVKLVGDTLEKSARREKLWSKGDRQAQNQETMLRSERGVSSDIKNFGRRLREDAEDAVNAAKNAWRRQAENSEQELGRPINGKSSEQRDPVAELRDAARPVFKTGAETTDRQAEGKSKSEQGSGGNSAWKEFFGKLKTESGQETARLENAKTQINEFALADSPRQTTTAPTVPQSVNTAATRQMLTQVQNGVLTNLGQGRTQLTLQLQPENLGTLSVMLQVKNKEVQAVIRADNHETGKLLAANLESLRQSLEEQGLKVARMEVQTGLSGNQEHAAWLGQEQHNQAREQREALAGMKWRAHIADGDDVGLARDVLSSERQASLADRGLHLIA from the coding sequence ATGCAGATTCTTCCCGATATTCCGACCGCCGGTCAGAGCACCGACCCCCTCCAGTTTTCCAACGGGCTGTCCACCTATGAGGGATCCTCGCGGTCGGGAGGCTTCTCCGACTTCATGAGCATGTACTCGACCCTGGACCAGCAGCAGACCACGACCTCCGCCTCCTCCCTTTCCTCGGAAGCCCGGACCCGGATCGAGAACCGCCGCGCCGCGTTGCGCGAGGAAGCCGAAACGGCCGCGAGAGAGGTGCGCGACGGCCTGACCGGCGCGACCCGGACGGCGAACCCGGCGGACCTGAGCCCCAAGGAGGTCGCCAACGGTCTCACCAAGCACGTCAGCCTGGGCCTGCAGAGCATGAAGCTCTCCCGCGACGACCTGGACGCCATGCGCAACGGCCTGAAGACCTACGGCCTTTCAGCCTCCGAGCTGTTGGATTTCGAGAACCAGGTCGGCTCCTCCGAAGGGCTCACCTGGGGCCGCTTCGTCAGCGCCCTGTCCGAAAAGATGCGCCAGTCCAAGAAGGCGCTCCAACTCTCCTCCGAGGAGGTCCAGGAGCTGCAATCCTTCTTCCAGAAGATCGGCTTCAATCCGGCCGAGGCCCAGGGGCTGGTGCAGAACCTCTCCCAGGGCGACGCGTCCAAGGTTCTCCTCTCGGTCCAGTCCCGGCTGGAGAGCCAGAACCAGGACCGGGGCCTTTCCCTCACCGCGCGCGAGCTGACCACGTACATGAATGCCCTGGCCCAGGCGGCCAAGGGCGCGTCCGCCGCCACCCGGAACCTGTCCGGCGGCATCTCGGGCCAGTTGGCCCAGATGGCTGAGCAGTTGGCCTCCGGCCCCGGCACCACGCGCGGCCTGCGCGAACTCCTGGGGCGGTTCCAGGGCGAAATGGCCCAGCTGACCCAGAATCAGGCCGAAAAGGACCAGAGTCTGGTCAAGCTGGTGGGCGACACCCTGGAGAAGTCCGCCCGGCGGGAAAAGCTCTGGAGCAAGGGCGACCGCCAGGCCCAGAACCAGGAGACCATGCTCCGCAGCGAACGCGGCGTCTCATCGGACATCAAGAACTTCGGCCGTCGCCTGCGCGAGGATGCCGAGGACGCGGTCAATGCCGCCAAGAACGCCTGGCGCCGCCAGGCCGAAAATTCCGAACAGGAACTGGGGCGGCCGATCAACGGCAAGTCTTCGGAACAACGCGACCCCGTCGCGGAACTGCGGGACGCCGCGCGCCCGGTCTTCAAGACCGGGGCCGAGACCACCGACCGGCAGGCCGAGGGCAAGTCCAAGTCCGAACAAGGCTCCGGCGGGAACTCGGCCTGGAAGGAATTCTTCGGCAAACTCAAGACCGAATCCGGACAGGAGACGGCCCGCCTGGAGAACGCCAAGACCCAGATCAACGAGTTCGCCCTGGCCGACTCCCCCCGGCAAACGACGACCGCGCCGACCGTTCCGCAGAGCGTGAACACCGCCGCGACCCGCCAGATGCTCACCCAGGTCCAGAACGGCGTGCTCACCAACCTGGGCCAGGGCCGGACCCAGCTCACACTCCAGTTGCAGCCCGAAAACCTGGGCACCCTGTCGGTCATGCTTCAGGTCAAGAACAAGGAAGTGCAGGCGGTCATCCGGGCCGACAACCACGAAACCGGCAAACTGCTCGCCGCCAACCTGGAATCCCTGCGCCAGTCCCTCGAAGAGCAAGGACTCAAGGTGGCCCGCATGGAAGTGCAGACAGGCCTCTCCGGCAACCAGGAACATGCCGCTTGGCTTGGACAGGAACAGCACAACCAGGCCCGGGAGCAGCGCGAGGCCCTGGCGGGCATGAAGTGGCGCGCGCATATCGCGGACGGGGACGATGTCGGCTTGGCACGGGACGTGCTTTCCTCCGAACGGCAGGCAAGTCTTGCCGACCGGGGATTGCACCTCATCGCCTAA
- a CDS encoding acetate--CoA ligase family protein produces the protein MHSDAPLKALFEPRSVVVVGASRHPGKVGHTVLSNLVSSGYTGKILPVNPAGGDLLGLPVLRDVSELPDGPDLAVICLPREKVRPVLEALAAKSLRAAIVLAAGFKETGKDGWRLEEELARIARRRGIVLLGPNSLGLMNAPFGLNASFARACPASGNIAFFSQSGALCAAILDWAVSEDMGFSKFVSLGNKAVLSEAHMLEALGDDPDTRVILGYCESVDNGQELLSAAQRVTAKKPVVMIKAGATPAGARAASNHTGSLAGSPPAYEAAFRQAGILHAPDVESLFDLAGAFSSQPLPKGPNLVVVTNSGGPGILTADACENSRLQLMRPGAATLERLRTVLPSFASLYNPIDIIGDADAARYRATLEAVLADEMAHAVLVLLTPTSAAQIEETARAVVEASKDCGKPVFACFMGGPRVAPGRDILVEAGVPCYAFPESAVRAMEAMYAYHSWRSRAYPVEICFRRDKGKAESLLREARATGLADLSESQAMQLALAYELPVPETKFARTSDEAARIAKRIGFPVALKIASPHLVSKAAAGGVALGLSDAEAVRRAFLELTSRLARTREDVHVTGCMVQAMGPADARAVAVWMRRDQQFGPLLSFGLAGAYTDVLHDLTFRLAPLTVGDAQEMVREIKTFPLLRGVRGQKPAALGAIEDILLTVSQIAVDFPEIAEVELNPILVNEEGAVVADVKIAIA, from the coding sequence ATGCATTCCGATGCCCCCCTCAAGGCCCTGTTCGAGCCTCGGTCCGTGGTGGTAGTGGGGGCTTCCCGCCACCCCGGCAAGGTCGGACACACGGTCCTGTCGAACCTCGTCTCCTCCGGGTATACGGGGAAAATCCTGCCCGTCAACCCGGCGGGCGGAGACCTCCTCGGCCTGCCGGTGCTGCGCGACGTGTCCGAACTGCCCGACGGTCCGGACCTGGCCGTGATCTGCCTGCCCCGCGAAAAAGTCCGCCCCGTGCTGGAGGCCCTGGCCGCCAAGTCGTTGCGCGCGGCCATCGTGCTCGCCGCCGGTTTCAAGGAAACCGGCAAGGACGGCTGGCGGCTGGAAGAGGAGCTGGCCAGGATCGCCCGCCGCCGGGGCATCGTCCTGTTGGGGCCCAACTCCCTGGGACTGATGAACGCGCCCTTCGGCCTGAACGCGAGCTTCGCCCGGGCCTGCCCGGCTTCCGGCAACATCGCCTTTTTTTCCCAGTCCGGGGCCCTCTGCGCGGCCATCCTGGATTGGGCCGTGTCCGAAGACATGGGCTTCTCCAAGTTCGTGAGCCTGGGCAACAAGGCCGTGCTCTCCGAGGCCCACATGCTGGAGGCCCTGGGCGACGACCCGGACACGCGGGTCATCCTGGGCTACTGCGAAAGCGTGGACAACGGCCAGGAACTTCTTTCCGCCGCCCAGAGGGTCACGGCCAAGAAACCCGTGGTCATGATCAAGGCCGGCGCCACCCCGGCGGGCGCGCGCGCCGCCTCCAACCACACCGGCTCCCTGGCGGGATCGCCACCGGCCTATGAGGCCGCCTTCCGCCAAGCGGGCATCCTGCACGCCCCGGACGTGGAGAGCCTCTTCGACCTGGCCGGGGCCTTCTCCTCCCAGCCGCTGCCCAAGGGCCCCAACTTGGTGGTGGTCACCAACTCCGGCGGTCCCGGCATCCTGACCGCCGACGCCTGCGAGAACTCGCGGCTCCAGCTCATGCGCCCCGGCGCGGCCACCCTGGAGCGCCTGCGCACGGTCCTGCCGTCCTTCGCCTCGCTGTACAATCCCATCGACATCATCGGCGACGCCGACGCCGCCCGCTACCGGGCCACGCTGGAGGCCGTGCTGGCCGACGAGATGGCCCACGCCGTGCTCGTGCTCCTCACGCCCACCTCCGCGGCCCAGATCGAGGAGACCGCCCGGGCCGTGGTCGAGGCTTCCAAGGACTGCGGCAAGCCCGTGTTCGCCTGTTTCATGGGCGGCCCCCGGGTGGCCCCGGGCCGGGACATCCTGGTGGAGGCCGGAGTGCCCTGCTACGCCTTCCCCGAATCCGCCGTGCGGGCCATGGAGGCCATGTACGCCTATCATTCCTGGCGCAGCCGGGCCTATCCGGTGGAAATCTGCTTCCGACGCGACAAGGGCAAGGCCGAGTCCCTGCTGCGCGAGGCGCGGGCCACCGGCCTCGCCGACCTTTCCGAAAGCCAGGCCATGCAGCTGGCCCTGGCCTATGAACTGCCCGTTCCCGAGACGAAATTCGCCCGCACCAGCGACGAGGCGGCCAGGATCGCCAAACGCATCGGTTTCCCCGTGGCCCTGAAGATCGCCTCCCCGCACCTGGTCAGCAAGGCCGCCGCCGGGGGCGTGGCCCTGGGCCTGTCCGACGCCGAAGCCGTGCGCCGGGCCTTCCTGGAGCTGACCTCGCGCCTGGCCCGCACCCGCGAAGACGTGCACGTCACCGGCTGCATGGTCCAGGCCATGGGCCCGGCCGACGCGCGCGCCGTGGCGGTCTGGATGCGCCGCGACCAACAGTTCGGGCCGCTGCTCTCCTTCGGTCTGGCCGGTGCCTACACCGACGTCCTGCACGACCTCACCTTCCGCCTGGCCCCGCTCACCGTGGGCGACGCCCAGGAAATGGTCCGCGAAATCAAAACGTTTCCCCTGCTGCGCGGGGTGCGCGGCCAGAAACCCGCCGCCTTGGGCGCCATCGAGGACATCCTGCTCACCGTTTCCCAGATCGCCGTGGACTTCCCGGAGATCGCGGAGGTCGAGCTCAACCCCATACTGGTCAACGAGGAGGGCGCGGTGGTGGCCGACGTGAAGATCGCCATCGCCTGA
- a CDS encoding flagellar hook assembly protein FlgD → MSTEYYSAASSLLSGASTQQAASNEVTHKSSMDQDTFMKILIAQLTHQDPMNPMDDKEMTSQLAQFSSLEQLTNINKGIQSLVDANSQKDLYSATNFIGQSIKAKGYTVTKDGSTISSINYGMGEAVSNLMVNVYDSEGNIVRSETLGAREAGTYTYTWDGKNSAGTTVPDGTYTVGMIGEDSDGAKVLIQTEVSGVVSGVINSGGELYLTLKDGRTVNYKNITEITSPNSTSDEKSS, encoded by the coding sequence ATGAGCACCGAATACTATTCCGCAGCCAGCAGCCTTCTCTCGGGAGCCTCGACCCAGCAGGCCGCCAGCAACGAAGTCACCCACAAGAGCAGCATGGATCAGGACACCTTCATGAAGATCCTGATCGCCCAGCTGACCCACCAGGATCCCATGAACCCCATGGACGACAAAGAGATGACCTCGCAGTTGGCGCAGTTCTCCAGCCTGGAACAGTTGACGAACATCAACAAGGGCATCCAGAGCCTGGTGGACGCCAACAGCCAGAAGGATCTCTACTCGGCCACGAATTTCATCGGCCAGAGCATCAAGGCCAAGGGCTACACCGTGACCAAGGACGGCAGCACCATCAGCTCCATCAACTATGGGATGGGCGAGGCCGTCAGCAACCTCATGGTGAACGTCTACGACTCCGAGGGCAACATCGTGCGCAGCGAAACGCTCGGCGCACGCGAGGCCGGCACCTACACCTACACTTGGGACGGCAAGAATTCCGCCGGCACCACCGTGCCCGACGGCACCTACACGGTGGGTATGATCGGCGAGGATTCCGATGGGGCCAAGGTTCTCATCCAGACCGAGGTCTCGGGCGTGGTCTCCGGCGTGATCAACTCCGGCGGCGAACTGTACCTGACCCTCAAGGACGGCCGCACGGTGAACTACAAGAACATCACCGAGATCACCAGTCCCAACAGCACGTCGGACGAGAAGTCGAGCTAG
- a CDS encoding flagellin — MSLVINHNLMAMNAARNLGQAYGQLSVSTRRLSSGLRVGTAADDAAGLAIRELMRADISSLQQGVRNANDAISLIQTADGALQVVDEKLIRMKELALQAATGTYNSDQRLIIDSEYQAMASEITRIANATDFNGIYLLNGNLSGAMSTHNGHGLDSTGPLKIHFGTGNDSAEDYYYIAVGAATASALGLGHSSAAKTGTGDAVNAGKSISTQGLAQAALEAINQAIISKDKIRANLGSMQNRLENTITNLTIQGENLQAAESRISDVDVANEMTEFTRQQILSQSAVAMLAQANSLPKMALQLISG; from the coding sequence ATGTCCCTGGTCATCAACCACAACCTGATGGCGATGAACGCCGCCCGGAACCTGGGCCAGGCCTACGGCCAGCTCAGCGTCTCCACCCGGCGTCTGTCCTCGGGCCTGCGCGTGGGCACCGCCGCCGACGACGCCGCGGGCCTGGCCATCCGCGAGCTCATGCGCGCGGACATCAGCTCCCTGCAGCAGGGCGTGCGCAACGCCAACGACGCCATCTCGCTCATCCAGACCGCCGACGGCGCGCTCCAGGTGGTGGACGAGAAGCTCATCCGCATGAAGGAGCTGGCGTTGCAGGCCGCCACCGGCACCTACAACTCCGACCAGCGCCTGATCATCGACTCCGAGTACCAGGCCATGGCCTCGGAAATCACGCGAATCGCCAACGCCACCGACTTCAACGGCATCTATCTGCTCAACGGCAACCTGTCCGGCGCCATGAGCACGCACAACGGTCACGGCCTGGATTCCACCGGCCCGCTGAAGATCCACTTCGGCACCGGCAACGACTCCGCCGAGGACTACTACTACATCGCCGTCGGCGCGGCCACGGCCTCGGCCCTCGGCCTCGGCCACTCCTCGGCGGCCAAGACCGGCACCGGCGACGCCGTCAACGCGGGCAAGTCCATCTCCACCCAGGGCTTGGCCCAGGCCGCCCTGGAGGCCATCAACCAAGCCATCATCTCCAAGGACAAGATCCGCGCGAACCTCGGTTCCATGCAGAACCGCCTGGAAAACACCATCACCAACCTGACCATCCAGGGCGAAAACCTGCAGGCCGCCGAATCCCGCATCTCGGACGTGGACGTGGCCAACGAGATGACCGAATTCACCCGCCAGCAGATCCTCTCGCAGTCGGCCGTGGCCATGCTGGCCCAGGCCAACTCCCTGCCGAAGATGGCCCTGCAGCTCATCAGCGGTTGA
- a CDS encoding TerC family protein, whose product MDLLSAENIVALLTLTSLEVVLGIDNIVFVVVIAGRLPRRTRDLARRLGLGLAMVTRILLLLAISWIMRLTAPLFSVLEHAVSGRDLVLLLGGLFLIGKATLEIHGKIEDENGHKPQADGAGSLIAAVVQIGLLDIVFSLDSVITAVGMAQDVRIMVAAIVVAVIVMLFFSGPVGRFVHKHPTVQMLAFSFLLLVGVFLVAEGLGKHIDRGYIYFAMAFSLFVELLNLRIRRKA is encoded by the coding sequence GTGGACCTTCTCAGCGCCGAGAACATCGTCGCCCTGCTCACCCTCACCTCCCTGGAGGTGGTGCTGGGCATCGACAACATCGTCTTCGTGGTGGTCATCGCCGGACGCCTGCCGCGCCGCACCCGCGATCTGGCCCGCCGCCTGGGCCTGGGTCTGGCCATGGTCACCCGCATCCTGCTCCTGCTGGCCATCAGCTGGATCATGCGCCTGACCGCGCCGCTGTTCAGCGTCCTAGAGCACGCGGTTTCGGGCCGCGACCTCGTTCTCCTGCTGGGCGGGCTCTTCCTCATCGGCAAGGCCACCCTGGAAATCCACGGCAAGATCGAGGACGAAAACGGCCATAAGCCCCAGGCAGACGGCGCCGGATCGCTGATCGCGGCCGTGGTCCAGATCGGCCTGCTGGACATCGTCTTCTCCCTGGATTCGGTGATCACGGCCGTGGGCATGGCCCAGGACGTGCGCATCATGGTGGCGGCCATCGTCGTCGCCGTGATCGTGATGCTCTTCTTCTCCGGACCGGTGGGCCGCTTCGTGCACAAGCACCCCACAGTCCAGATGCTGGCCTTCTCCTTCCTCCTGTTGGTGGGGGTGTTCCTGGTGGCCGAGGGCCTGGGCAAGCACATCGACCGGGGCTACATCTATTTCGCCATGGCCTTCTCGCTCTTCGTGGAACTTCTCAACCTGCGCATACGGAGAAAAGCATGA
- a CDS encoding phosphotransacetylase family protein codes for MPGLYIGSTSGYSGKNMIIMGIGLHFRKEGLNLGYMKPVGAMPLEKDGRLGDEDAFFVQDVLGLDQPVEDVTPVVVTHDFKVKAFAGPCGGLLERIAESYGKISQGRDLTLVGGSGSMYSGKYCCTDGVSVVQRLGLKTVVIDRFQKELHYDTLVVLKEALGDQLLGVVLNDIPPAFMDEVENLIAPFLNSRGIKVLGIIPKDPLMGAIKVADLAERLGGKIISAHNKAERVVENFLIGTMQVENFMTHFRRSKNSAVIVGGDRADVQLVALEGDCPCLVLTGNLYPNDIILTRSEVLETPIIMVREDTYSVAKKMETILSRHKLRDAIKIRQGAELVARHLDFAAIREGLGL; via the coding sequence ATGCCCGGACTCTACATCGGCTCCACTTCCGGCTATTCCGGCAAGAACATGATCATCATGGGCATCGGCCTCCACTTCCGCAAGGAGGGGCTGAACCTGGGCTACATGAAGCCCGTGGGCGCCATGCCCCTGGAAAAGGACGGCCGCCTCGGCGACGAGGACGCCTTCTTCGTCCAGGACGTGCTCGGTCTGGACCAGCCCGTTGAGGACGTGACCCCGGTGGTCGTGACCCACGACTTCAAGGTCAAGGCCTTCGCCGGCCCTTGCGGCGGGCTGCTGGAACGCATCGCGGAAAGCTACGGCAAGATCAGCCAGGGCCGCGACCTGACCCTGGTGGGCGGCTCCGGCTCCATGTACTCGGGCAAATACTGCTGCACCGACGGCGTGTCAGTGGTCCAGCGCCTGGGCCTGAAGACCGTGGTCATCGACCGTTTCCAGAAGGAGCTGCACTACGACACCCTGGTGGTCCTCAAGGAGGCCCTGGGCGACCAGCTCCTGGGCGTGGTCCTCAACGACATCCCGCCGGCCTTCATGGACGAGGTGGAAAATCTCATCGCGCCCTTCCTGAACAGCCGGGGCATCAAGGTTCTGGGCATCATCCCCAAAGACCCGCTCATGGGCGCCATCAAGGTGGCCGATTTGGCCGAACGCCTGGGCGGCAAGATCATCTCGGCCCACAACAAGGCCGAGCGGGTGGTGGAGAACTTCCTCATCGGCACCATGCAGGTGGAGAACTTCATGACCCACTTCCGACGGAGCAAAAACTCGGCGGTCATCGTGGGCGGCGACCGGGCCGACGTGCAGCTGGTGGCCCTGGAGGGCGACTGCCCCTGCCTGGTGCTCACCGGCAACCTCTACCCCAACGACATCATCCTGACCCGCTCCGAGGTGCTCGAAACGCCGATCATCATGGTCCGCGAGGACACATACTCCGTGGCCAAGAAGATGGAGACCATCCTCTCGCGCCACAAGCTGCGCGACGCCATCAAGATCCGCCAGGGCGCGGAACTGGTGGCCCGGCACCTGGACTTCGCGGCCATCCGCGAAGGCTTGGGTCTCTAA